A genomic stretch from Marinimicrobium sp. C6131 includes:
- the urtA gene encoding urea ABC transporter substrate-binding protein, which produces MKLAQLLKPIGTLAVACSMALTGLTTHAQEDDTIKVGVLHSLSGTMAISETTLKDTMLMLIEEQNKKGGLLGKKLEPVVTDPASDWPLFAEKTRELIEQEGVDAIFGCWTSVSRKSVLPVIEELNGILFYPVQYEGEESSRNVFYTGAAPNQQAIPAVDFLMNEMGIKRWVLAGTDYVYPRTTNKILEAYLKANGVKDEDIMINYTPFGHSDWQNIVSDIKRFGSQGKETAVVSTINGDANVPFYRELGNQGVSSEDIPVVAFSVGEEELSGIDTKPLVGHLAAWNYFMSEDSPENEAFIKKWHAFTEDTDRVSNDPMEAHYIGFNMWVKAVEKAGTTDPDKVIDAMVGIKVPNLTGGTSEMLKNHHITKPVLIGEIQDNGQFLTISKTDDLVPGDAWSDFLEGSKDLIGDWTDPINCGNYDTKAEKCLGAEAAH; this is translated from the coding sequence ATGAAGCTAGCTCAACTACTCAAACCGATTGGCACCCTGGCGGTCGCCTGCAGCATGGCCCTCACGGGTCTGACGACACACGCCCAGGAAGACGACACCATCAAGGTGGGGGTTCTGCACTCTCTGTCCGGCACCATGGCCATTTCGGAAACCACACTGAAAGACACCATGCTGATGCTCATTGAAGAGCAGAATAAAAAGGGCGGTCTGCTTGGCAAAAAGCTCGAACCGGTCGTGACCGACCCCGCCTCGGACTGGCCACTGTTCGCGGAGAAAACCCGCGAGCTGATTGAACAGGAAGGCGTCGATGCGATTTTCGGATGCTGGACATCCGTCTCGCGCAAATCCGTTCTTCCGGTCATCGAAGAGCTGAATGGCATCCTGTTCTATCCGGTTCAGTACGAAGGCGAAGAATCCTCGCGCAACGTCTTTTATACCGGAGCGGCGCCCAACCAGCAGGCCATTCCCGCCGTGGACTTTCTGATGAATGAAATGGGCATCAAGCGCTGGGTACTGGCCGGTACCGACTATGTGTACCCGCGCACCACCAACAAGATTCTGGAAGCCTACCTCAAGGCCAACGGCGTGAAAGATGAAGACATCATGATCAACTACACGCCCTTCGGTCATTCCGACTGGCAGAACATCGTGTCCGACATCAAGCGTTTCGGCAGCCAGGGTAAAGAGACCGCCGTGGTATCCACCATCAACGGTGACGCCAACGTGCCCTTCTATCGCGAACTGGGGAACCAGGGCGTCTCCTCTGAGGACATCCCGGTGGTCGCCTTCTCCGTCGGCGAAGAGGAGCTGTCCGGTATCGACACCAAGCCGCTGGTGGGCCACCTGGCCGCCTGGAACTACTTCATGAGCGAAGACTCTCCCGAGAACGAAGCCTTTATCAAGAAGTGGCACGCCTTCACCGAAGATACCGACCGAGTCAGCAATGACCCGATGGAAGCTCACTACATCGGCTTCAACATGTGGGTCAAAGCGGTTGAAAAAGCGGGCACTACCGATCCCGATAAAGTGATCGACGCCATGGTCGGCATCAAGGTGCCCAACCTGACCGGTGGCACCAGCGAGATGTTGAAGAATCATCACATCACCAAGCCGGTATTGATCGGTGAAATCCAGGACAACGGACAGTTCCTGACCATCTCCAAAACCGATGATCTGGTTCCGGGTGACGCCTGGTCTGACTTCCTGGAAGGCAGCAAGGACCTCATCGGTGACTGGACCGATCCGATCAACTGCGGCAACTACGACACCAAAGCAGAAAAATGCCTTGGCGCAGAAGCTGCTCACTAA
- a CDS encoding GntR family transcriptional regulator translates to MNQKSDRPSLTERVYSALKQEIFDFLLLPGDRFTESEIAQRMSASRTPVREALTLLQREGFVDVMFRAGWQVKPFDFEKFDQLYELRIVLEQAAVRKLCEMEAKPDLDALKDFWLVPVGERLDDGPTVSLMDERFHVHLVEACGNEEMARVHHNITERLRIIRRIDFTQRPRIEATYQEHAKILRTIIKRRADEAQRLLKNHIEESQAEVRKITLHMLHEARQGHQLPKVPSP, encoded by the coding sequence GTGAATCAGAAATCGGATCGTCCCAGTTTGACAGAGCGGGTCTACAGCGCATTGAAGCAGGAAATTTTCGATTTCCTGTTGCTGCCCGGGGACCGGTTCACCGAAAGCGAAATCGCACAACGCATGTCCGCCAGTCGCACACCTGTGCGTGAAGCGTTGACGCTCCTGCAGCGGGAAGGTTTTGTCGACGTGATGTTCCGGGCGGGCTGGCAGGTCAAGCCCTTCGATTTTGAAAAGTTTGATCAGCTGTACGAGTTGCGCATCGTGCTGGAGCAGGCAGCGGTCAGGAAGCTCTGCGAAATGGAGGCCAAACCGGACCTCGACGCACTCAAGGACTTCTGGCTGGTTCCGGTCGGCGAACGACTGGACGACGGTCCGACCGTGAGCCTGATGGATGAGCGCTTTCATGTGCATCTGGTGGAAGCCTGCGGTAACGAGGAGATGGCCCGGGTCCATCACAATATTACCGAACGGTTGCGGATCATCCGGCGTATCGATTTCACGCAGCGACCGCGCATTGAGGCAACTTACCAGGAACACGCGAAGATCCTGCGCACCATCATCAAGCGCCGCGCAGACGAAGCCCAACGGCTGCTGAAAAACCACATTGAAGAAAGCCAGGCCGAAGTCAGAAAAATTACCTTGCACATGTTGCACGAAGCCCGTCAGGGACATCAGCTACCGAAAGTCCCCAGCCCCTGA
- the uca gene encoding urea carboxylase, producing the protein MFHTVLIANRGEIAVRIARTLKTMGIKSVAVYSDADRNSAHVDAADVAIALGGESAADSYLKVDKILAAAQETGAQAIIPGYGFLSENADFCEQCEAAGIAFCGPTPQQIREFGLKHTSREIAEKAGVPLTPGTGLLDSLDDAKTAAERIGYPVMLKSTAGGGGIGLTRCDNEAALIEAFESVKRLGQNFFSDSGVFLERFVDNARHVEVQIFGDGKGSVLALGERDCSLQRRNQKVVEETPAPKLPAATREKLMAASVSLGEAVNYRSAGTVEYIYDPVRDDFYFLEVNTRLQVEHPITEACTGVDLVEWMVRTAAGEAPDLNQTIEPKGAAIEVRVYAEDAVRDFQPSPGTLTDVHFPENARVDTWVATGTDVSPHYDPMIAKIIVTGKDRAEAIANMVAALNETRMAGIATNLDYLRQIVASDFFASGDVATNKLASFEYQPPVVEVMQPGTYTSIQDYPGRVGYWGIGVPPSGPMDDYAFRLANRIVGNHEHSAGLEFTIVGPSLRFHTDTVIALTGGRSPATLDGEAIEFWQPVGVKAGQVLEVGKAVNGCRTYLAVRNGFDVPEYLGSRSTFALGQFGGHAGRVLRATDMLRVSDPALPACTTAAPTHSPQPCPTALIPEYAEESDEGPREWHIGVLYGPHGAPDFFKEESIEMFFNTAWEVHYNSNRLGIRLNGPKPSWTRSDGGEAGLHPSNIHDTEYAVGSINFTGDMPVILTKDGPSLGGFVCPVTIAKAELWKVGQVKPGDKLRFKQLSFDEALAMEKAQDKAIADLSGPEPLGDFTIPEPDHSLSPCILAALPAAEGRPEVVYRQAGDKYILMEYGPLVMDLRFRLRVHAMMEALKEKPIDGIIELSPGVRSLQVNYDSRVLHQRELVAQLLSIEETLPPVDQMRVPSRIIHLPMAFEDSATLEAVAKYRQSVRDTAPWLPSNTEFMRRINGLESIDQVREVLFNASYLVLGLGDVYLSAPCAVPIDPRHRLLTSKYNPARTYTAEGTVGIGGVYMCIYGMDSPGGYQLVGRTLPIWNKFLKSPVFINGEPWLLRFFDQVRYYPVTEAELTEQREAFREGRLSIDIEDTWFDIAEHERFLEENAESIAAFQQKQQVAFTEEVALWQAGEEKQVEAALQAGPAIDPNDVDGHAVTADISGNIWKLLVEPGQSVEPDQPLLIVEAMKMEFSIYADRKATVSAVHCAPGKPVNAGDILMVLEE; encoded by the coding sequence ATGTTTCACACCGTCCTGATCGCCAACCGCGGGGAAATCGCGGTTCGCATCGCCCGCACCCTGAAAACCATGGGCATCAAATCCGTCGCCGTCTACTCCGACGCCGACCGCAACAGTGCCCACGTGGATGCGGCCGATGTCGCCATTGCCCTGGGCGGTGAGAGCGCCGCCGACAGTTATCTCAAGGTGGATAAAATTCTGGCGGCCGCCCAAGAAACCGGAGCCCAGGCCATCATTCCGGGCTACGGCTTCCTGTCCGAAAACGCAGACTTCTGCGAACAGTGTGAAGCCGCCGGTATCGCTTTCTGCGGCCCCACGCCCCAGCAGATTCGCGAGTTCGGTCTGAAACACACCTCCCGGGAAATTGCCGAGAAAGCCGGCGTGCCACTGACTCCCGGTACAGGTCTGCTCGACTCGCTGGACGACGCGAAAACCGCCGCCGAACGCATCGGTTATCCGGTCATGCTCAAAAGCACCGCCGGTGGCGGTGGTATCGGTCTGACCCGTTGCGATAATGAGGCCGCACTCATTGAGGCGTTCGAAAGCGTGAAACGCCTGGGCCAGAACTTCTTCAGCGACAGCGGCGTTTTCCTGGAGCGTTTTGTCGACAATGCCCGTCATGTGGAAGTGCAGATTTTTGGCGACGGAAAAGGCAGTGTGCTCGCACTTGGAGAGCGGGACTGCTCACTACAGCGTCGCAACCAGAAGGTGGTGGAAGAAACCCCCGCCCCCAAGCTGCCCGCCGCCACCCGGGAAAAACTGATGGCCGCGTCGGTGAGCTTGGGCGAGGCGGTGAATTACCGCTCGGCCGGCACCGTGGAATACATCTACGACCCGGTGCGGGATGATTTCTACTTTCTGGAAGTGAATACCCGCCTGCAGGTGGAGCACCCGATCACCGAAGCCTGCACCGGTGTGGATCTGGTCGAGTGGATGGTCCGGACCGCGGCGGGGGAAGCGCCGGACCTGAATCAGACGATCGAGCCCAAAGGCGCGGCCATTGAAGTGCGCGTCTACGCCGAAGATGCCGTCCGGGACTTTCAACCTTCCCCCGGTACGCTCACCGATGTCCACTTTCCCGAAAACGCCCGGGTTGACACCTGGGTGGCCACCGGCACCGATGTGTCGCCCCACTATGACCCGATGATCGCCAAGATCATCGTCACCGGTAAAGACCGGGCCGAGGCCATCGCCAATATGGTGGCCGCGCTGAACGAAACCCGCATGGCCGGCATCGCCACCAACCTGGATTATCTGCGCCAGATTGTGGCCTCGGACTTCTTTGCCTCCGGCGATGTGGCCACCAACAAACTGGCCAGCTTTGAGTACCAGCCGCCGGTGGTGGAGGTCATGCAGCCGGGCACCTACACCAGCATTCAGGATTACCCCGGTCGGGTCGGTTACTGGGGCATCGGCGTGCCCCCTTCCGGACCGATGGATGACTACGCGTTCCGCCTGGCCAATCGCATTGTGGGTAACCACGAGCACAGCGCCGGATTGGAGTTTACGATTGTCGGCCCCAGCCTGCGCTTTCATACCGATACCGTCATCGCCCTGACCGGTGGCCGCTCCCCGGCAACGCTCGACGGCGAAGCCATTGAATTCTGGCAGCCGGTCGGAGTGAAAGCCGGGCAAGTACTGGAGGTCGGCAAGGCCGTCAACGGCTGCCGGACTTACCTCGCGGTGCGCAACGGCTTTGATGTGCCCGAATACCTGGGCAGTCGCTCGACCTTCGCATTGGGTCAGTTTGGCGGCCACGCCGGGCGCGTTCTGCGCGCAACGGATATGTTACGAGTAAGCGACCCGGCGCTGCCTGCCTGCACCACGGCGGCGCCCACCCATTCACCCCAACCCTGCCCCACCGCACTGATTCCCGAGTACGCAGAGGAATCCGACGAGGGCCCACGGGAATGGCATATCGGCGTGCTTTATGGCCCCCACGGTGCCCCGGACTTTTTCAAGGAAGAATCCATTGAGATGTTCTTCAATACCGCCTGGGAGGTGCACTACAACTCCAACCGCCTGGGCATCCGGCTCAATGGCCCCAAGCCGAGCTGGACCCGCAGTGACGGTGGGGAAGCGGGCTTGCACCCGTCCAATATTCACGATACTGAGTACGCCGTCGGCTCGATCAACTTCACCGGGGATATGCCGGTAATTCTGACCAAAGATGGCCCCAGCCTGGGCGGCTTTGTCTGCCCGGTGACCATTGCCAAGGCGGAGCTGTGGAAAGTCGGCCAGGTCAAGCCCGGCGATAAACTGCGCTTCAAACAGCTGAGCTTTGATGAAGCGCTGGCCATGGAAAAGGCACAGGATAAGGCGATCGCCGATCTGTCCGGGCCTGAACCGTTGGGTGATTTCACGATTCCTGAACCGGATCATTCACTCTCTCCCTGCATTCTTGCCGCCCTGCCGGCCGCCGAGGGGCGGCCCGAAGTGGTTTACCGCCAGGCAGGCGACAAATACATTCTGATGGAGTACGGCCCGCTGGTCATGGACCTGCGTTTCCGGTTGCGGGTACACGCCATGATGGAAGCTCTCAAGGAAAAACCCATTGACGGCATTATTGAACTGTCACCCGGTGTTCGCTCGTTACAGGTGAACTATGACAGCCGGGTTCTGCATCAGCGTGAACTGGTGGCGCAGCTGCTGTCCATCGAAGAGACACTGCCGCCCGTAGACCAGATGCGTGTGCCCAGTCGCATCATTCACCTGCCGATGGCGTTCGAAGATTCGGCGACACTCGAAGCGGTGGCCAAGTACCGTCAATCGGTGCGCGATACCGCCCCCTGGCTGCCGAGCAATACCGAGTTCATGCGCCGGATCAACGGGCTGGAGTCCATCGATCAGGTACGCGAGGTACTGTTCAATGCCAGCTACCTCGTACTGGGGCTGGGAGACGTTTACCTGAGCGCGCCCTGCGCCGTGCCCATCGACCCCCGTCATCGACTGCTGACCTCCAAGTACAACCCCGCGCGCACCTATACCGCTGAAGGTACAGTCGGTATCGGCGGCGTTTATATGTGCATCTACGGCATGGATTCCCCCGGCGGCTATCAGCTCGTGGGCCGGACACTCCCAATCTGGAACAAGTTTCTGAAAAGCCCGGTATTTATCAATGGTGAGCCCTGGTTGCTGCGCTTTTTCGATCAGGTGCGCTACTACCCGGTCACCGAAGCCGAACTCACCGAGCAGCGCGAAGCGTTTCGTGAGGGTCGCCTGAGCATCGACATAGAGGACACCTGGTTCGATATCGCCGAGCATGAACGTTTTCTGGAAGAGAACGCTGAAAGCATCGCTGCGTTTCAACAAAAACAGCAGGTCGCGTTTACGGAGGAGGTCGCGCTCTGGCAGGCCGGTGAGGAAAAACAGGTGGAAGCCGCTCTGCAGGCCGGCCCCGCCATTGACCCGAACGATGTGGACGGTCATGCCGTGACCGCCGACATCAGCGGCAACATATGGAAATTGCTGGTAGAGCCGGGACAATCGGTGGAGCCGGACCAACCATTGCTGATTGTGGAGGCGATGAAAATGGAATTCTCCATCTACGCCGACCGGAAAGCCACCGTCAGTGCCGTGCATTGCGCCCCCGGGAAACCGGTGAATGCGGGCGACATCCTGATGGTACTCGAAGAATAA
- the atzF gene encoding allophanate hydrolase produces the protein MTLPTGWTLSEWQHAYGEEQLNPKTTLGALRDTLSADDPAWIHIVSQAELNAQIDTLTSPKEQPLFGVPFVVKDNIDVAGLPTTAACPAYSYTAERDATTVARLKAAGAIVLAKTNLDQFATGLVGTRSPYGTVPNSFNPDYVSGGSSSGSAVAVARGLVPFSLGTDTAGSGRVPAGFNNIVGLKPTKGRFSIQGVVPACKSLDCVSVFALTVDDADTVASVLEGFDPDDGYSRQPPHPARYWSSLPRFGVPERHNWFGDSEAQHAWEASLKTLRAQGVELVPMDFTPMQTLAQLLYGGPWVAERHAAIAEFMAEHAEAINPVVRGIIEQAQNFSATDAYRAEYARADLARAIQTAMAEVDALLVPTAPRLPTIAQVEADPVGVNSQLGTWTNFVNLADCSALALPAGIRADGLPFGITLIAPAWQDRALTDFGRHWEAVAPWKRGATDLQSPAPTVPSKAPRDHVRLAVVGAHLSGMPLNHQLTERHARLVERTHTAPTYRLYALPDTTPPKPGLIRTDDGASIIVELWDIPVDQFGSFVALVPAPLGIGTLTLKDGREVKGFICEGTAVKGAQDITELGGWRTFIESGD, from the coding sequence ATGACGTTACCCACCGGCTGGACGTTGAGCGAATGGCAGCATGCCTATGGCGAAGAGCAACTGAACCCCAAAACCACCCTTGGCGCGTTGCGCGATACGCTGTCGGCCGATGACCCCGCCTGGATTCATATTGTTTCGCAAGCCGAGCTGAATGCCCAGATCGATACCCTGACCTCCCCCAAAGAGCAGCCCCTGTTCGGGGTACCGTTTGTGGTCAAGGACAATATCGACGTGGCCGGCTTACCCACCACGGCGGCCTGCCCCGCCTATTCGTACACCGCCGAGCGGGACGCCACCACTGTGGCCCGGCTCAAAGCGGCGGGCGCGATTGTTCTGGCCAAAACCAACCTGGACCAGTTCGCCACCGGACTGGTGGGCACCCGTTCGCCCTACGGGACCGTGCCCAACAGTTTCAATCCCGACTATGTGTCCGGCGGTTCCAGCTCGGGCTCGGCGGTAGCCGTCGCGCGCGGCCTGGTGCCCTTCAGTCTCGGCACCGACACCGCTGGCTCGGGGCGCGTGCCCGCCGGCTTCAACAACATTGTCGGGCTGAAACCCACCAAGGGCCGGTTCAGTATTCAGGGCGTGGTGCCCGCCTGTAAAAGCCTCGACTGCGTGTCGGTGTTTGCGTTGACGGTGGACGATGCCGATACCGTGGCCTCGGTACTGGAAGGTTTCGACCCCGACGATGGTTATTCCCGCCAGCCACCGCACCCGGCCCGCTACTGGTCAAGCCTACCCCGATTCGGGGTGCCGGAGCGACACAACTGGTTTGGCGATTCCGAGGCGCAACATGCCTGGGAAGCCAGCCTGAAAACGTTGCGGGCACAAGGCGTTGAACTCGTGCCCATGGACTTCACCCCCATGCAGACGCTGGCGCAACTGCTCTACGGCGGCCCCTGGGTCGCCGAGCGCCACGCGGCTATCGCAGAATTCATGGCGGAGCACGCCGAGGCAATAAACCCGGTCGTGCGCGGCATCATTGAACAGGCACAGAACTTTTCCGCCACCGATGCCTATCGGGCGGAGTACGCACGAGCCGATCTCGCGCGCGCTATTCAGACCGCCATGGCCGAGGTCGACGCACTACTGGTGCCCACGGCACCGCGCCTGCCCACCATCGCCCAGGTCGAGGCCGACCCGGTCGGTGTCAACAGTCAGTTGGGCACCTGGACCAATTTTGTGAATCTGGCCGACTGCAGTGCCCTGGCCCTGCCCGCCGGTATTCGCGCCGACGGTCTACCCTTCGGGATCACACTGATTGCCCCCGCCTGGCAGGACCGGGCCCTCACGGATTTTGGTCGTCACTGGGAAGCCGTTGCGCCCTGGAAGCGGGGTGCAACCGACCTGCAATCCCCGGCTCCCACCGTGCCTTCAAAAGCGCCCCGGGATCACGTCCGCCTGGCCGTCGTCGGTGCGCATCTGAGCGGTATGCCGCTAAACCATCAGCTCACCGAGCGCCACGCCCGGTTGGTAGAGCGCACCCATACCGCACCCACCTATCGACTGTACGCACTGCCCGACACCACGCCGCCCAAACCGGGCCTGATCCGAACCGACGACGGGGCGAGCATCATCGTTGAGCTGTGGGATATCCCGGTCGACCAGTTCGGCAGCTTTGTCGCCCTGGTACCCGCGCCCCTGGGCATCGGAACCCTGACGCTCAAAGACGGACGCGAGGTCAAGGGATTCATCTGCGAAGGCACCGCCGTGAAGGGCGCCCAGGACATTACCGAACTGGGGGGCTGGCGCACTTTCATTGAGTCCGGAGATTGA
- a CDS encoding deoxyguanosinetriphosphate triphosphohydrolase, which produces MAMNWEQLLCAERLGQRPAKSEEGRSPFYSDHDKIIFSGAFRRLARKTQVHPLAANDHVHNRLTHSLEVACVGRTLGMRVGNALQARGELPEPLVPTDIGDIVQSSCLAHDIGNPPFGHTGEEAIRNWFQKEGRIYLEGLTEAERDDVRLFEGNAQSLRVLTTLEYYQYEEGMRLTYATLGASIKYPWTATPSVQNQRPKNNKYGIFQTELDYFHEIAQRTGLLPLGEHWYCRHPLVYLMEAADDFCYGILDLEDGLEMGILSWPEIYEILRRVIPPVQIPELERNLNKVDDGRKPAILRGKVIEALIDSGTDAFMAHRTDFLAGKVQGDLISLCDDNVRTAVQAAKDLAKQRIFNHAKRVELEIGAYNTIGTLLSTLCGAVDALLGDPKQVTYKDNRVLALMGDNNFHPSVFAGEGRHKYQALMAVIDYISGMTDNYATNLAKQFNGMGEVRY; this is translated from the coding sequence ATGGCGATGAATTGGGAACAACTGTTGTGTGCCGAGCGGCTCGGGCAGCGCCCCGCCAAAAGCGAGGAAGGGCGCTCACCCTTTTATTCGGATCACGACAAAATCATATTCTCCGGTGCGTTCCGTCGGCTGGCCCGCAAAACCCAGGTGCACCCGCTGGCGGCCAACGATCATGTGCACAATCGCCTGACTCACAGTCTGGAAGTGGCCTGTGTCGGGCGTACGCTGGGCATGCGCGTGGGCAATGCGCTGCAGGCCCGGGGTGAATTGCCGGAGCCGCTGGTACCCACCGACATCGGCGATATCGTCCAGTCGAGTTGTCTCGCCCACGACATCGGTAACCCGCCGTTCGGGCACACCGGTGAAGAGGCCATTCGCAACTGGTTTCAAAAAGAAGGGCGCATTTACCTCGAGGGGTTGACCGAGGCCGAGCGCGACGATGTCCGTCTGTTTGAAGGCAATGCCCAGAGCCTGAGAGTGCTGACCACGCTGGAGTACTATCAATACGAAGAAGGCATGCGCCTGACCTATGCCACGTTGGGGGCTTCCATCAAATACCCCTGGACGGCGACACCCAGCGTCCAGAATCAACGCCCTAAAAATAATAAATACGGCATTTTCCAGACCGAGCTGGACTACTTTCACGAAATCGCCCAACGCACCGGTCTGCTCCCTCTCGGTGAGCACTGGTATTGCCGACACCCCTTGGTGTACCTGATGGAAGCGGCCGACGATTTTTGCTACGGCATTCTGGACCTCGAAGACGGTCTGGAAATGGGCATTCTCAGTTGGCCGGAAATTTATGAAATTCTGCGCCGTGTGATTCCCCCGGTACAGATTCCCGAGCTGGAGCGCAATCTCAATAAAGTGGATGATGGGCGTAAACCGGCCATCCTGCGGGGCAAGGTGATTGAGGCATTGATTGACTCCGGCACCGATGCGTTCATGGCGCATCGGACGGATTTTCTGGCCGGCAAAGTACAGGGCGATCTGATTTCGCTGTGCGATGATAATGTCCGTACCGCCGTGCAGGCCGCCAAGGATCTGGCCAAGCAGCGCATTTTCAACCACGCTAAACGAGTGGAACTGGAAATCGGTGCCTACAACACGATCGGCACCTTGTTGAGTACCCTGTGCGGTGCCGTTGACGCCCTGTTGGGTGACCCGAAACAGGTCACCTACAAGGACAACCGGGTGCTGGCTCTGATGGGCGACAACAATTTCCATCCATCGGTGTTTGCCGGGGAAGGCCGCCATAAGTATCAGGCCCTGATGGCCGTGATCGACTACATCAGCGGTATGACCGACAACTACGCCACCAACCTGGCCAAACAATTCAACGGCATGGGCGAGGTCCGCTACTGA
- a CDS encoding SLC13 family permease, giving the protein MTLDQTLILSILAASIGLFLWGRWRHDMVALAALLACVFTGLIPGQEAFAGFGHGAVITVACVLILSRGLQSTGAIDVLAQKLLPKEAGLAVGIALLTALGAFLSAFMNNVGALALLMPVAIQLARKQETPPGMVLMPLAFGTILGGMTTLIGTPPNLIVSGFRADLSGEPFRMFDYSPVGALVALTGVVFITLIGWRLVPRREPAGAESFDTGHYLTEVRVTEKNKVVGKPLREAEDLLDKDEAQIVGLVRNDLRVQAPNPARVLRAGDILVLEAEPEALSAVLSSLGLALEEDVDTGSEDDAGDAVSKDEKQDKENDKDSGDDSGSALQEWAALPGSTLLGRSASDIRLRSRFGINLLAVSRQGKRSVKRLRSIRVRAGDVLLLQGSSDAISAFGKEFGCIPLAERSIGVPDKGKAALGVSIMGLAILAAAIGWVPAAVAFAAGVLGFMVSGVLPLRSVYEAIDWPVIVLLAAMIPVAGVMASTGAADLLAKLLLENVAGGSAVAAVVLLMVITMTLSDFMNNAATAAVMCQIAISSAGVLSVNPDTLLMAVAIGASCSFLTPIGHQNNTLILGPGGFRFGDYWRLGLPMEVIVVLVGTPLLLWVWPL; this is encoded by the coding sequence ATGACCCTTGATCAAACGCTGATTCTCTCCATTCTTGCCGCCAGTATTGGCCTGTTCCTCTGGGGGCGCTGGCGTCACGATATGGTGGCATTGGCCGCTTTGCTGGCCTGCGTTTTTACGGGGCTGATTCCCGGCCAGGAGGCGTTTGCGGGTTTTGGTCACGGAGCGGTGATCACGGTGGCCTGTGTGTTGATCCTGAGTCGTGGGCTGCAGTCGACCGGCGCCATCGATGTGCTCGCCCAGAAGCTTCTGCCCAAAGAGGCTGGACTGGCGGTCGGAATCGCGTTATTGACGGCGCTGGGCGCATTTTTGTCCGCCTTTATGAACAATGTGGGCGCCCTCGCCCTGTTGATGCCCGTGGCCATTCAGCTTGCCCGTAAGCAGGAAACCCCGCCCGGGATGGTGCTGATGCCGCTGGCGTTCGGTACCATTCTCGGCGGTATGACCACCCTGATCGGTACGCCCCCCAACCTGATTGTGTCCGGCTTTCGCGCCGACCTCAGTGGCGAGCCGTTCCGCATGTTCGATTACAGCCCGGTCGGTGCTCTGGTGGCGCTGACCGGTGTCGTTTTCATCACGCTCATTGGCTGGCGGCTGGTGCCCCGGCGTGAGCCGGCGGGGGCGGAGAGTTTTGATACCGGCCACTACCTCACTGAAGTGCGGGTAACCGAGAAGAACAAGGTGGTCGGCAAACCGCTGCGGGAGGCGGAAGACCTGCTTGACAAGGATGAAGCACAAATCGTCGGGCTGGTGCGCAATGACCTGCGTGTCCAGGCGCCCAATCCGGCTCGTGTGCTGCGGGCGGGGGACATCCTGGTGCTTGAGGCGGAACCGGAGGCCCTCTCGGCGGTGCTCTCCAGCCTTGGCTTGGCGCTGGAGGAAGATGTGGACACGGGGTCGGAAGACGATGCCGGCGACGCCGTTTCAAAAGATGAAAAACAGGACAAGGAAAATGACAAGGACTCGGGGGACGATAGCGGCAGCGCCTTGCAGGAGTGGGCGGCTCTGCCAGGCTCAACGCTGCTTGGACGCAGCGCCAGCGATATCCGTCTGCGCAGCCGATTCGGCATCAATCTGCTGGCCGTGTCCCGTCAGGGTAAGCGCTCGGTCAAGCGTCTGCGCTCCATTCGGGTACGGGCCGGGGATGTGTTGTTACTGCAGGGGTCGAGCGATGCCATCAGCGCTTTTGGCAAGGAGTTTGGCTGCATTCCGCTCGCGGAGCGCTCCATTGGCGTGCCGGACAAAGGCAAGGCCGCCCTGGGGGTGAGCATCATGGGGCTGGCCATCCTGGCCGCGGCCATCGGCTGGGTTCCGGCCGCAGTGGCGTTTGCCGCCGGGGTGCTCGGTTTTATGGTCAGTGGCGTGCTGCCGTTACGCTCAGTGTACGAAGCCATTGACTGGCCGGTGATCGTGCTGTTGGCCGCCATGATTCCCGTCGCGGGGGTGATGGCCTCGACTGGCGCGGCGGACCTGCTCGCCAAGCTGCTGCTGGAAAATGTCGCCGGCGGGAGTGCCGTCGCGGCCGTAGTCCTCCTGATGGTGATTACCATGACGCTGTCAGACTTCATGAACAATGCGGCGACGGCGGCCGTCATGTGCCAGATCGCGATCAGCAGCGCCGGCGTGCTCAGCGTGAATCCCGACACCCTGCTGATGGCGGTGGCCATCGGTGCCTCCTGCTCCTTTCTGACGCCCATCGGACACCAGAACAATACCCTGATTCTTGGCCCCGGAGGCTTCCGCTTTGGGGACTATTGGCGGCTGGGGCTACCCATGGAAGTTATCGTGGTGCTGGTCGGGACACCGCTACTGCTCTGGGTGTGGCCCCTGTAG